From Deinococcus sp. HSC-46F16, the proteins below share one genomic window:
- the thpR gene encoding RNA 2',3'-cyclic phosphodiesterase, whose amino-acid sequence MKIRKTPKPVAPPLEEVKVKAEAPRPDPKPRPTPPQATGDRPHAPQTLRLFFAFKVPGDVAAPLAESQRHLRGNWRAVRADQLHITLAYLPAVPPDRVADLKRLGTRLTENLPPMQVRLRGTGYFPNEGSPRVWFVKAEAEGLNELAAELRMGLKELGIATDDLPFKAHVTLARKKGPAPRVPPLLFDLGWQAGNMALIRSTLRKTGPIYDTVSTFRLRGEASSPPPAATEDMTPSAPSPSQETP is encoded by the coding sequence ATGAAGATTCGCAAGACGCCCAAGCCCGTCGCGCCGCCCTTGGAGGAGGTCAAGGTCAAAGCTGAGGCTCCCCGGCCGGACCCCAAGCCCCGCCCCACCCCTCCACAGGCCACGGGCGACAGGCCACACGCCCCCCAGACCCTCCGCCTCTTTTTCGCGTTCAAGGTCCCCGGCGACGTGGCGGCCCCGCTGGCCGAGTCGCAGCGGCACCTGCGCGGCAACTGGCGGGCGGTGCGGGCGGACCAACTGCACATCACCCTCGCGTATCTGCCCGCTGTCCCGCCGGACCGGGTGGCCGACCTCAAGCGGCTGGGCACGCGGCTCACCGAGAATCTTCCGCCCATGCAGGTTCGGCTGCGCGGCACCGGCTACTTTCCCAACGAGGGCAGCCCGCGCGTCTGGTTCGTGAAGGCGGAAGCCGAGGGGCTCAACGAGCTAGCGGCCGAGTTGCGGATGGGCCTGAAAGAACTGGGCATCGCCACCGACGACCTCCCCTTCAAGGCGCACGTCACGCTGGCCCGCAAGAAGGGTCCGGCGCCGCGCGTGCCCCCGCTTCTCTTCGATCTGGGCTGGCAGGCAGGGAATATGGCGCTGATTCGCAGCACCCTCCGTAAGACCGGCCCGATCTACGACACCGTGAGCACCTTCCGGCTGAGGGGCGAGGCCAGCAGCCCGCCTCCGGCAGCCACCGAAGACATGACGCCCTCCGCCCCTTCCCCCTCCCAGGAGACCCCATGA
- the recA gene encoding recombinase RecA — MSKDNPKDFGTPGDSKERTKAIETAMTQIEKAFGKGSIMRLGAESKLDVQAVSTGSLSLDLALGVGGIPRGRITEIYGPESGGKTTLALSIIAQAQKAGGTCAFIDAEHALDPVYARSLGVSTDELLVSQPDNGEQALEIMELLVRSGAIDVVVVDSVAALTPRAEIEGEMGDSLPGLQARLMSQALRKLTAILSKTGTAAIFINQVREKIGVMYGNPETTTGGRALKFYSSVRLDVRKIGQPVKLGNDAVGNTVKVKTVKNKVAPPFKEVELTLMYGKGFDQLSDLVTLASDMDIIKKAGSFYSYGEDRIGQGKEKAIAYIAERPELEAEIRERVLSAIKEGRAGDVGAVASVPAVAE; from the coding sequence ATGAGCAAGGACAACCCCAAGGACTTCGGCACCCCCGGCGACAGCAAGGAACGCACCAAGGCCATCGAAACGGCCATGACCCAGATCGAGAAGGCCTTCGGCAAGGGGTCGATCATGCGGCTGGGCGCCGAGAGCAAGCTCGACGTGCAGGCGGTCAGCACCGGCAGCCTCAGCCTTGACCTCGCGCTGGGCGTGGGCGGCATTCCGCGCGGGCGCATCACCGAGATCTACGGCCCCGAGTCGGGCGGCAAGACCACGCTGGCCCTGAGCATCATCGCGCAGGCCCAGAAGGCGGGCGGCACCTGCGCCTTTATCGACGCCGAGCACGCCCTCGACCCCGTGTATGCCCGCAGCCTCGGCGTGAGCACCGACGAGCTGCTGGTCTCGCAGCCCGACAACGGCGAGCAGGCGCTGGAGATCATGGAGCTGCTGGTGCGTTCGGGCGCGATCGACGTGGTCGTCGTGGACTCGGTCGCCGCGCTGACCCCCCGCGCCGAGATCGAGGGCGAGATGGGCGACTCGCTGCCCGGCCTCCAGGCCCGGTTGATGTCTCAAGCCCTGCGCAAGCTCACCGCGATCCTCTCCAAGACGGGCACCGCCGCCATCTTCATCAACCAAGTGCGCGAGAAGATCGGCGTGATGTACGGCAACCCCGAGACCACCACGGGCGGCCGGGCGCTGAAGTTCTACTCCAGCGTACGCCTCGACGTGCGCAAGATCGGCCAGCCCGTCAAGCTGGGCAACGACGCCGTGGGCAACACGGTGAAGGTCAAGACCGTGAAGAACAAGGTCGCGCCCCCCTTCAAGGAGGTCGAGCTGACCCTGATGTACGGCAAGGGCTTCGACCAGCTCTCCGACCTCGTGACGCTGGCCTCCGACATGGACATCATCAAGAAGGCCGGGTCCTTTTATTCCTACGGGGAAGACCGCATCGGCCAGGGCAAGGAAAAGGCCATCGCCTACATCGCCGAGCGCCCCGAGCTGGAAGCCGAGATCCGCGAGCGCGTTCTCTCGGCCATCAAGGAAGGCCGCGCCGGGGACGTGGGCGCGGTGGCGAGCGTGCCCGCCGTCGCGGAATAA